In the Streptomyces sp. NBC_00193 genome, CCGATGGCTGCATGACAAGACGACGCACCCCGTTCCGCTCTCGTTCCGGAGGTGCCTGTCATGGCCTGGGTTCTGCTTCTTCTCGCCGGTCTGCTCGAAGTCGGCTGGTCGATCGGCATGAAGTTCACCGAGGGGTTCACGCGGCTGTGGCCGAGCGTGTTCACCGGTGCCGGCATCGTGGCGAGCATGGTGCTGCTGTCGTACGCGGCCAAGACCCTGCCGATCGGTACGGCCTACGGCGTCTGGGTCGGTATCGGCGCGGCCGGGGCGGCGGTGCTCGGTATGGCGGTGCTGGGGGAGCCCGTCACCGCCGCCCGGATCTTCTTCATCTGTCTGCTGCTGGTCGCCGTCGTGGGGCTGAAGGCGACCTCCGGTCACTGAGTGGCTGGGCCGGCTCTGCTACTCCAGTAGGTCCGCCGGTGGGCGGAGGCCCTCGGTGGTGCCGCCTTGGGGGCCCGTCGTGGTGCCGTTCGTGGTGCCGCCGTCCGTTTGGCCGCCGTCCGTCTGGCCTCCGGTGGTCTGACCCCCGGTGGTCTGGCCGCCCGTGGTCTGGCCTCCGGTGGTCTGGCCCCCGTTCGTCTGGCCGCCGGTGGTCTGGCCGCCCGTCGTCTGGCCTCCGTTCGTCTGTCCGCCCGTGGACGGGGTCCGCGTCGGGCGGCCCGGCCGGCCGGAGGGGCGGTCGCCCGGGGTTTCCTCCTCGGACCGGCTCGGGTCCGGATCCACGGGCGGGGGCTGCGGGGGCCGGTTCGCGCCCGGCATGAGCTCCAGGTCGAAGTCCACGGGGTCGCTGTCCGCCAGGGCCGTCTTCGTGTACTGGGCCCAGATCCGGGCCGGGTATCCGCCGCCCCCGATGCGGGCCTCGCCCAGGGCTCCGTAGAGGGATTCCAGGGAGCCGGTGTCCGGGTCCTGGCCCATCATCGAGACGACCGTGACCAGGTTCGGGGTGTAGGCCGCGAACCAGGCCGAGCGGTCCAGTTCGCCGGTCCCCGTCTTGCCGGCCGCCGGGTGGCCTGCGGCCAGGGCGGCCGTGCCGGTTCCGTTGTCCACGACGCTGACCAGCATGGACGTGGTGGTGTCGGCGGCTTCGCGGCTGACGGCCTGGGAGGGGTCGCGTGCCGGGAGCGGGACGGTGTCCCCCGCCTTGACGATCTTCTCGACGAAGGTGTGCGGGGTGTGGCGGCCGTGGGCGGCGAGGGTCGCGTAGGCCTGGGTCATGTCCAGGACGCTGGCCTGCAGGGTGCCCAGTGCCATGGCCGGTCCCGGGTCGAAGTTCGGGGTGTTCTCGGGGATGCCGAGGGCGATGGCGGTCTGCTTGACCTTGTCCGTGCCGACGTCGACGACCATCTGGGCGAAGACGGTGTTGACGGAGAGGTCGGTGGCGGTGTTGACGGTGATGTTGCCGTAGCTGACCTGCCCCTCGTTCTCCGGCGCGTAGGGGATGCGGGTGCCGACGACGCGCCGCTTGTTGTCGCCGTTGTAGATCGTGTACGGGGTGATCGTGCGGCCGTCCTGCGTGTGGGAGTCGTTCTGCACGGCGGAGGCGAAGACGAACGGCTTGAAGGTGGAGGCCACTTGGTAGTCGTGCCGGGTGGCGTTGTTGACGTACTGCTTGGTGTAGTCGATGCCGCCGTACAGGGCGACGACCTTGCCGGTGGCCGGGTCGATGGAGACGGCTCCGGTGCGCACGACGCGGTCCGCCTTGCGCTTGTCGGGTTCGAGCTTGCTGACCATCTTGTCGTTGACGGCGTCGACCATGGCGGTCTGGCGGGCCTTGTCGATGGTCGTGGTGATGCGGTAGCCGCCCTCGGCGAGGGTCTTGTCGTCGAGGATCTTGTTCTCGACGATGTAGTCCTTGATGGCCTCGACGAGGTAGCCGCGCTGTCCGGAGAGGCCGGCGGCCGGGCGGACCTTGCCGGGCTCGGGGAACTGGGTGGCAGCGCGTTCGGCGGGCGTCATCCAGCCCTTCTTGACCATGCCGTCGAGCACGTAGTTCCAGCGGGCGAGGGCGCGGCCGCGGCCCTGGGGGTGGGCGACCACGTCGAAGGCGCTGGGGGAGTTGAGGAGGGTGGCGAGGTACGCGCCCTCGGCGGTGGTGAGTTTGCCGACGTCCTTGCCGTAGTACGCCTGGGCGGCGGCCTGGATGCCGTAGGCGTTGCGGCCGAAGTAACTGGTGTTCAGGTACCCCTCGAGGATGTAGTTCTTCGACTTCTCGCGACCGAGTTTGATCGCGATGAAGAACTCCTTCACCTTCCGCTTGATCGTCTGTTCCTGGCCCAGGTAGTAGTTCTTGACGTACTGCTGGGTGATGGTCGATCCGGACTGGGTGCCCTTGCCGGTCGCGGTGTTCCAGGCGGCGCGCAGCATCGCCGCGGGGTCCACCGCCCGTTCGGAGTGGAAGTCGCGGTCCTCGGCGGCCAGTACGGCTTCCTGGACCGTCAGGGGGATCTGGGAGAGCGGCACGTTGACGCGGTTGACCTCGCCGTCGCGGGCGAGCTGGGTGCCGTCGGTGTACAGGTAGACGTTGGACTGCGCCGTGGCGGCGGCGTTGGCGGGCGGGATGTGGACCAGCAGGTAGCCGGCCACGAGGCCGCCGCAGACGAGCAGGGCGAGGAGCAGGAACGCGCCCAGGACCATGCGCCAGGTCGGGAGGAGCCGGCGCCAGCCGGTGCGCTTGCGCTTGGCCTTCTTCGCCGCCTTCTTCTCCGCCTTCGCCTGCTGTCTCTCCGCCTTCGTCGCGCCGTTCGTGCCCTTCGTGCCCGCGGCGCCCGGAGCCTGCTGCCCGCCGGGGGTGTCGGGATCGCGAGGCGTCCAGCCGGGCGGTGGTGACGGGTCGCTCATCTCCGGGACTCCTCGGCGCCGTACGAAATATCCACATCTGTACCTCATGCTGTCTACCCGATGGCCGCCGCTTCCGCTCCGGACGGGCGTAATTCGTTCGCGTGGATCGCCCCTCCGCACTAAGCTCGCGCGCTTTGGCCGACAGAGGTTTGGCCGACACAGGAACGACGCAGCAACGACCTGGGAAACGGAGGGGACGAGGTGCGCCAGCCGGTGGTGGGGCGAGCCGGGCTCTACGGAGCGGTCGCGGCCGGGGGCTTTCGCCGGTACGCCACCTACGGGACGGCCACCGCGGCCGGGGTGTTCACCAACACCGTGTTCGGTTTCATCCTGGCCTACACCTACATCGCGCTCTGGGACGAGCGGCCCGGGCTCGGCGGCTACGACCAGTCCGAGGCCCTCACGTTCATGTGGGTCAGTCAGGCGCTGCTCGCCGCCGGGGCGCTGATCGGCGGAGGCTTCCAGGAGGAGTTCCAAGAACGCGTCCGTACGGGTGACATCGCCGTCGACCTGTACCGTCCGGCCGATCTCCAGATGTGGTGGCTCGCGGGTGATCTGGGCCGGGCGGGGTTTCAACTCCTGGGCCGCGGCGTAGTACCGCTGATCGT is a window encoding:
- a CDS encoding multidrug efflux SMR transporter, with protein sequence MAWVLLLLAGLLEVGWSIGMKFTEGFTRLWPSVFTGAGIVASMVLLSYAAKTLPIGTAYGVWVGIGAAGAAVLGMAVLGEPVTAARIFFICLLLVAVVGLKATSGH
- a CDS encoding transglycosylase domain-containing protein — translated: MVLGAFLLLALLVCGGLVAGYLLVHIPPANAAATAQSNVYLYTDGTQLARDGEVNRVNVPLSQIPLTVQEAVLAAEDRDFHSERAVDPAAMLRAAWNTATGKGTQSGSTITQQYVKNYYLGQEQTIKRKVKEFFIAIKLGREKSKNYILEGYLNTSYFGRNAYGIQAAAQAYYGKDVGKLTTAEGAYLATLLNSPSAFDVVAHPQGRGRALARWNYVLDGMVKKGWMTPAERAATQFPEPGKVRPAAGLSGQRGYLVEAIKDYIVENKILDDKTLAEGGYRITTTIDKARQTAMVDAVNDKMVSKLEPDKRKADRVVRTGAVSIDPATGKVVALYGGIDYTKQYVNNATRHDYQVASTFKPFVFASAVQNDSHTQDGRTITPYTIYNGDNKRRVVGTRIPYAPENEGQVSYGNITVNTATDLSVNTVFAQMVVDVGTDKVKQTAIALGIPENTPNFDPGPAMALGTLQASVLDMTQAYATLAAHGRHTPHTFVEKIVKAGDTVPLPARDPSQAVSREAADTTTSMLVSVVDNGTGTAALAAGHPAAGKTGTGELDRSAWFAAYTPNLVTVVSMMGQDPDTGSLESLYGALGEARIGGGGYPARIWAQYTKTALADSDPVDFDLELMPGANRPPQPPPVDPDPSRSEEETPGDRPSGRPGRPTRTPSTGGQTNGGQTTGGQTTGGQTNGGQTTGGQTTGGQTTGGQTTGGQTDGGQTDGGTTNGTTTGPQGGTTEGLRPPADLLE